DNA from Alnus glutinosa chromosome 2, dhAlnGlut1.1, whole genome shotgun sequence:
CAAATCCAAGTCCTTCTCCTTCGTCACCGCCAATAACTTCACCCTCTTAAGCAACTTCAGTGCCTTCCTTACCGTCTCTTCGTTAAATCCTCCTGTAGCCTCCTTTATCAAAGAATTCATAATCCCTGTGTTGTACTCTCAATTTCTCAACATAACCTTTATTCCATCAAAAGGCTCGTACGCCTTCATTAATGGAATAGAGATTGTTTCTATGCCAAATAATCTCTATATGCACAATAGGGATTATGTAACCACCGAGGTAGATTACGATAGACCCTTCTATTTCGACGACACCACTGCTCTTGAGACTATGTATAGACTAAACGTGGGGGGCAAGGATGTCTCGGGCGTAGAGGATACTGGGATGTTCCGGACTTGGAGTCAGGACTCGCGGTATCTGTTTGGCCAGATGATTGGGCTGACACCGTACCGGTCTAAAGCCACGATACAGTATACGACGGACACACCGGCCTACACAGCGCCGAAGATTGTGTATCAAACTTCTCGCACAATGGATCTTGATCCTAACGTTAACTTAAATTCCAACCTCACGTGGATCTTCACGGTTGATGGCGGGTTTAACTATCTTTTGAGGCTTCATTTCTGCGAAACTCAGCCAGAGGTAGTGGAAACGAATCAACGTGTTTTTTACATATTCATCAATAATCAGACGGCACAGGTACAAGCGGATGTGATTGAATGGAGTGGCGGTACCGGAATTCCTGTATACAGAGAGTATGTTGTGTTGGTCCCCAGTGGAAACAACGGCAAACAAGATTTGTGGCTCGCGCTACACCCTGATATGTCAACAAGTCCCTCATTCGCCAGTGCCATCTTGAACGGTGTGGAAATATTTAAGTTGAACCGATCAGACGGTAGTCTTGCTGGGCTCAACCCGGAAATGGAGGGGGTTACCATACCCCAAGCCCCGGAACCCAAAACAAAACTAACGGAGAGGACAATGAGGTCGTTGCCATTGATAGCCATTATCATTGGTGGTGCAATTTCTGTCGTTGCTGTCGTCTCTATTCTTTGTTTAGTGGCTTTCCGGGTGAGTAAAAGAGCCAAGGACGTGGGCTCCACCGGTGTAGCTTCATGGTGGGATCTATTTCCTTTCACCAAGACCAAGTCAAGTAAGACGCAGGGCTCATCTCTACCGTCCGAATTATGTCGTAACTTTTCGTTTGCTGAAATCAAAGCCGCCACGAACGATTTTGATAACGTTTTAATCATAGGGCTTGGAGGGTTTGGCAACGTGTATAAAGGGTACATTGATGACGGGACCACCCCAGTTGCAATCAAACGGCTGAAATCCGGTTCAAAGCAAGGGGCTCACGAGTTCCACACCGAGATTGCGATGCTCTCCCAGCTTCGCTACCTCCATCTCGTTTCTCTGATCGGATATTGTAAGGATGGCGATGAGATGATCCTCGTCTATGATTATATGGCCCGTGGGACCCTCCGTGATCATCTGTACAATACCAATAATCCTCGTCTGCCATGGAAGCAACGGCTTGAGATTTGTATTGGTGCTGCACGTGCGTTGAACTACCTTCATACGGGCGCGAAGCAAACGATCATTCATCGTGACGTGAAGACAACAAATATCTTATTGGATGAGAAATGGGTGGCCAAGGTGTCCGATTTTGGATTGTCCAAAGTAGGCCCCATTAGCATGTCCAAACCCCATGTCAGCACTGTGGTCAAAGGTAGTTTTGGATATTTGGACCCGGAGTATTGCAGACGTCAACAGTTGACTGAGAAATCTGACGTGTACTCGTTTGGTGTGGTTTTGTGTGAAGTAGTGTGTGGAAGGCCGCCCATAATGCGTAATGCAGAGACAGCAGTGGGCCTAGCAAGGTGGGCACGGGAAAGCTATCGCAATGGAAAAGTAGAGGAGATGGTTGATCCATCAATGAAGGGTGAAATAGGGACCCGGTGCTTGAAGAAATTTGTTGAGATCGCGATGAATTGTTTGCTTGACAACGGAATCGAACGGCCATCAATGAATGATGTGGTTGGGGGCCTTGAGTTCGCATTGCAATTGCAAGAGAGTGCAGACGAAGATGTAGGGCTTGATGTGGCTCAAACCGAGATAATATTGGGTGATGAGAAAGCTCTCTTCCCCAAGTCCACACTTGACGATAGTGATGACATGTCTAGTAGCAGCGGTGGACAAGTGTCAAGTAGAAATTATAGCAATAGCAGGGTGACCATAACAAGCAACGGAGAGCAAAGTTTTGCAAGTGCTAGTCAGGATTCGGGTAAACTGATGTCCTCTGGGACAGAGTTCTCTAAGATTATGAATCCTAGCACTAGCAATCAGTGAAAGAAGATGGCAGCTGAATTTTTATGGTGTCTTATTTGGAGTCATATTGCGGACTCGGACGGAGTTTGTAAGCAAGTCATTCTATTTCACGAGTGGAGAAAGATGATAGTGGTAGTCCATATATCTGATTGAATCACTCTAAACTCTAAAggcataaaataaattatgggacTCTTTAAAATATTGCCACATATATCTTAAAATCTTGAAAGCAATCCATTTTGAGAAAAGCTTGTACACGACCAGTCATTGAACAAATAACCTTTGTTGATGGCCAAGACAATGAGCAAGGAGTTCCCTAATAAGGGGCAAGCTGCATGTGTTGAATGGCCAGACGAATGGCCAACATAGCTGCTTAATTGGGCTTCCCAAATAAAGCTTCCATAGGTGGCATTGTGGCAATGTTTTGGTACAAGCAGCCAAAAATAGAAACGTGATTAGCTGTTTAATTAGAAAAGAACAAACACAAAGTAATTCTTCAagcaaaaaagcaaaacaaacatACAAACGGTCGATGGAACATTGACTGTTTTTAAACTAAGTAATTCTCGTTAGGTTTTGCAGTGTTCGGTATGGAAAGAaactttgaaaattgttttttttattggattttTATCACtgaaatttctgatttttttttatacaattcgGGTAGGGTGCGGGTGATGCAGCACAGGAAGCGCGGATAAAGAAAAGAAGTTCTTCTATGTATAAATTGTAAGCTAATCTTGGAAAGGAAATACcgccccccacaaaaaaaaaaaaaaaaaaaggcaggggGTAATAAACACAAGAATTCAAGATTGATTTTCCACCTTTTTTTTGGAGTATTTTTGTTGGTTGGTGACAGGTTGTAATCCCTCCTATTACACTTTCCTTCTCAGGAAATATCGTATATCATGACTTCAGATATCTCACATTTTTTACACAATACTGATATGATAGTACTGTTCATCAACTTTTGAATTAGCCAAAAAACAGATCAATGACTTTAATTTTGGAGAGCCTCTTGTAATGGAAATATCATTTGGCGAAGCAGTGGCAGATTTTGGTAACTAAAAACTTTGTTATTATGTTCAACAAATTAAGAAAGGATCAGATCTAaggaaattttaaattttaaaattacagaaTTTATGCCGTTTCTTTAGATCGAAATGCTTAAAAAATGTGACTTATTAAATTGTGGCATATTATCGAGGCATTTAGAAataaatttctttcattttttatttttattttttatttttacttttgtagagACACTTCTTgttcaaaaaatcaaaaga
Protein-coding regions in this window:
- the LOC133860860 gene encoding receptor-like protein kinase FERONIA, translated to MHWLALYLSFLHLLLTQAVTGTQPPYAAIDYLLLDCGSSSKSTSLDGRNWDGDFYSEFSPPNMQTTSIASTPSQHDGPSVTQVPYMTARIFHHKFTYSFPVSPGLKFVRLYFFPATYSGLDKSKSFSFVTANNFTLLSNFSAFLTVSSLNPPVASFIKEFIIPVLYSQFLNITFIPSKGSYAFINGIEIVSMPNNLYMHNRDYVTTEVDYDRPFYFDDTTALETMYRLNVGGKDVSGVEDTGMFRTWSQDSRYLFGQMIGLTPYRSKATIQYTTDTPAYTAPKIVYQTSRTMDLDPNVNLNSNLTWIFTVDGGFNYLLRLHFCETQPEVVETNQRVFYIFINNQTAQVQADVIEWSGGTGIPVYREYVVLVPSGNNGKQDLWLALHPDMSTSPSFASAILNGVEIFKLNRSDGSLAGLNPEMEGVTIPQAPEPKTKLTERTMRSLPLIAIIIGGAISVVAVVSILCLVAFRVSKRAKDVGSTGVASWWDLFPFTKTKSSKTQGSSLPSELCRNFSFAEIKAATNDFDNVLIIGLGGFGNVYKGYIDDGTTPVAIKRLKSGSKQGAHEFHTEIAMLSQLRYLHLVSLIGYCKDGDEMILVYDYMARGTLRDHLYNTNNPRLPWKQRLEICIGAARALNYLHTGAKQTIIHRDVKTTNILLDEKWVAKVSDFGLSKVGPISMSKPHVSTVVKGSFGYLDPEYCRRQQLTEKSDVYSFGVVLCEVVCGRPPIMRNAETAVGLARWARESYRNGKVEEMVDPSMKGEIGTRCLKKFVEIAMNCLLDNGIERPSMNDVVGGLEFALQLQESADEDVGLDVAQTEIILGDEKALFPKSTLDDSDDMSSSSGGQVSSRNYSNSRVTITSNGEQSFASASQDSGKLMSSGTEFSKIMNPSTSNQ